In Acidiphilium acidophilum, one genomic interval encodes:
- a CDS encoding tyrosine-type recombinase/integrase, with amino-acid sequence MEKRKAKTITTKLAMEWATLPPDRHAYWALRLSDVRGFARHVSNFDPTTEVPPAGVLPGWKRAKPHIYSDAQIDDLLAAALALPPERGLRRWTYHTLFGLIAVTGMRLSEAMGIERDDVDLDKGVLTVRLTKFGKSRLLPLHPTTSAALRSYANRRDAHLGPRCGSTFFVAEQGGRLLHQYVHRVFWRLSHEIGLRRPGDRTGPRVHDFRHRFAIRTLLDWHREGKNVEQKLPALSTYLGHTCVRDTYWYLSACPELMEEAARCLDRRWEATP; translated from the coding sequence ATGGAGAAGCGCAAGGCTAAAACCATCACTACCAAGCTCGCGATGGAATGGGCGACACTGCCGCCTGATCGGCATGCGTATTGGGCTTTGCGGTTGAGCGACGTGCGCGGGTTCGCGCGCCATGTCTCCAACTTCGATCCGACAACGGAGGTACCCCCAGCCGGCGTCCTGCCGGGATGGAAGCGTGCGAAGCCTCATATCTACAGCGACGCGCAAATCGATGATCTGCTGGCGGCGGCTCTGGCTTTGCCGCCAGAGAGGGGCCTGCGGCGATGGACCTACCATACACTGTTCGGCCTGATCGCGGTCACCGGTATGCGTCTCTCTGAGGCGATGGGGATTGAGCGTGACGATGTCGACCTCGACAAGGGGGTGCTGACGGTCCGGCTGACCAAGTTCGGCAAATCACGACTCTTGCCATTGCATCCAACGACCAGCGCCGCGCTGCGCAGCTACGCCAACCGGCGCGATGCGCATCTCGGCCCGCGCTGCGGTTCGACCTTCTTCGTCGCCGAACAGGGTGGCCGCCTGCTGCACCAGTACGTCCATCGCGTCTTCTGGCGCCTGTCCCATGAGATCGGGCTGCGGCGCCCTGGCGATCGTACCGGGCCACGCGTGCATGACTTCCGGCACCGCTTTGCTATCCGGACGCTGCTCGATTGGCATCGCGAAGGCAAGAACGTCGAACAGAAACTTCCGGCACTCTCCACCTACCTCGGCCACACCTGTGTACGCGATACATACTGGTATCTCTCGGCCTGCCCTGAGTTGATGGAAGAAGCGGCGCGGTGCCTCGATCGGCGATGGGAGGCGACGCCATGA
- a CDS encoding tyrosine-type recombinase/integrase, which yields MKPPCNIATLIERYFTEWLIRQRNVSSNTIASYRDTFRLLFRFAQMRLHKPPSDLALSDLDAPFIGGFLIDLEMKRGASPKTRNLRLTAIRAFFRFVSFEEPAHSALIQRVLAIPSKRHDKRQVHFLTRPEIEAILAATDRTTWLGRRDHTLLLLAVQTGLRLSELISLDREAVHLGAGAHVRCVGKGRKERATPLSTIARGALQAWLKEPARKGGTVLFPNMHGGRLSADSVQSLLAKYVKVATENCASLKSKRVSPHVLRHSAAMELLQAGVDCSVIALWLGHESIETTQTYLHAHIALKEAALAKLTPYQSGKKTRFRPDDRLLAFLEAL from the coding sequence ATGAAGCCCCCCTGCAATATCGCCACGTTGATCGAGCGCTACTTCACCGAGTGGCTCATACGCCAGCGTAACGTCAGCTCCAACACGATCGCATCCTACCGGGATACGTTCCGGCTACTGTTCAGGTTCGCACAAATGCGGCTCCATAAGCCCCCTTCGGATTTGGCACTCAGCGACCTAGATGCACCGTTTATCGGTGGATTCTTAATCGATCTTGAGATGAAGCGCGGTGCCAGCCCCAAGACTCGCAACCTGCGCCTTACAGCCATCAGGGCCTTCTTCCGATTCGTATCGTTCGAGGAGCCGGCACACAGCGCGCTGATCCAGCGCGTGCTCGCGATACCGAGCAAGCGCCACGATAAGCGACAGGTGCACTTCCTGACACGTCCCGAGATTGAGGCCATTCTCGCCGCGACCGATCGGACGACGTGGCTCGGCCGCCGCGATCACACCTTGCTGCTTCTAGCAGTCCAGACGGGCTTGCGCCTCTCCGAGTTGATCAGTCTCGACAGGGAGGCAGTCCACCTCGGCGCCGGCGCTCATGTCCGGTGCGTCGGCAAGGGGCGGAAGGAGCGAGCCACGCCGCTATCCACCATTGCTCGAGGTGCGCTCCAGGCATGGCTGAAGGAGCCTGCCCGGAAAGGAGGAACTGTTCTGTTCCCCAACATGCACGGTGGGCGACTCAGTGCCGACAGCGTCCAGTCGCTACTGGCGAAGTATGTGAAGGTCGCCACCGAAAATTGTGCGTCGTTAAAGTCGAAGCGGGTGTCGCCCCACGTGTTGAGGCACAGCGCGGCCATGGAGTTGCTGCAGGCGGGCGTCGACTGCTCCGTGATCGCGCTTTGGCTCGGTCATGAATCGATCGAGACGACACAGACCTATCTGCATGCACATATCGCCCTCAAGGAGGCCGCATTGGCAAAGCTCACGCCATACCAGAGCGGAAAGAAAACGCGCTTCCGCCCCGACGACCGATTACTCGCCTTCTTGGAAGCGCTCTGA
- the tnpB gene encoding IS66 family insertion sequence element accessory protein TnpB (TnpB, as the term is used for proteins encoded by IS66 family insertion elements, is considered an accessory protein, since TnpC, encoded by a neighboring gene, is a DDE family transposase.) → MIPVPAGVRIWLASGHTDMRRGMRGLALQVQQGLGREPFCGDVFFFRGRSGSLIKAIWHDGVGLSLFAKRLDKGRFIWPQTTDGAVSLTAGQVGYLLEAIDWRNPQQTWRPQSAG, encoded by the coding sequence ATGATCCCGGTTCCAGCCGGCGTACGGATCTGGCTGGCGTCGGGGCACACGGATATGCGTCGCGGGATGAGGGGTCTCGCGTTGCAGGTGCAGCAAGGCCTGGGCCGGGAGCCATTCTGCGGTGACGTTTTCTTCTTCCGGGGACGCAGCGGATCGTTGATCAAGGCGATCTGGCATGACGGTGTCGGGTTATCGCTATTTGCGAAGCGTTTGGACAAGGGCCGTTTTATCTGGCCACAGACGACGGATGGGGCTGTGTCACTTACGGCGGGTCAGGTCGGTTATCTTCTGGAGGCGATCGACTGGAGAAATCCGCAACAAACCTGGCGGCCACAATCTGCCGGGTAA
- the tnpA gene encoding IS66-like element accessory protein TnpA yields the protein MEIITGTERRRRWRDEDKLRIVAEAEAPDAVFALVARRHDISRGQLWKWRGQVRRGELARVPVEPEFIPVRMMASAALSMPRGSGKSASVDETDADSVSHKRAARSEMGRIEIVLPDGTCVRVDDGVGMAALRRVMTAVRR from the coding sequence ATGGAGATCATCACGGGGACTGAGCGGCGACGTCGCTGGCGGGATGAGGACAAGCTTCGGATTGTCGCAGAGGCTGAGGCGCCGGATGCGGTATTTGCTTTGGTGGCACGGCGGCACGATATTTCGCGAGGGCAGTTGTGGAAATGGCGCGGGCAGGTTCGGCGCGGTGAGTTGGCACGGGTGCCGGTAGAGCCGGAGTTCATTCCGGTGCGGATGATGGCGAGTGCGGCGCTGTCGATGCCGCGGGGGTCTGGCAAATCAGCTTCGGTGGATGAGACCGATGCAGATTCTGTGTCGCACAAGCGGGCAGCGCGATCCGAGATGGGGCGGATTGAGATCGTGCTGCCGGACGGCACCTGTGTTCGGGTTGATGACGGGGTTGGGATGGCCGCCTTGCGTCGTGTGATGACGGCGGTGCGGCGATGA
- a CDS encoding DUF2958 domain-containing protein, with the protein MLNPDEQRATILANGQSDATNPAFDPHPVVKLFDPLGGGAWLNSKKMRG; encoded by the coding sequence ATGCTCAACCCCGACGAACAACGAGCCACCATACTCGCGAACGGCCAAAGCGATGCCACCAACCCCGCCTTCGACCCTCACCCCGTCGTCAAACTGTTCGACCCCCTTGGCGGCGGCGCATGGCTCAACTCTAAAAAAATGCGGGGTTAG
- a CDS encoding ParB N-terminal domain-containing protein, with protein MNLRQVDPKTLVPNPANPRRTKPDAAYEDQLAANIREIGLIQPPIAREIDGRLVIKAGDRRTRACIAAGLATIPVLVIDGDDANHDSMRAFSENIVRAGLGTVDMWRAIEALCGDGWSEDGIATALSLPPRVIKRLKLCGSIHPAILDQMAKGDEPNERDLRTIASASREDQAEAWKKHKPKKTERTSWWELARALTKTRFYARDAEFDAKIAKANGILWEEDLFAQDGQDNRFTTQADAYLNAQHEYLSKKLPKGHVILPLNEQGEPKLPAKATRIYGDKPGKGEIAGRYVNERTGCVETVIYRLPAPKPVAKSKAKGKPTATAVAGAGGSTDEAGDAGDAGEIETAAEFVQTSSRPPVTKEGLKMIGDFQTDALHEALDKVEIDDQTLIALLVLAFAGDNVQVRTGEKIEPGQIYRRRSTIAYPLISGGVLTFDPDTIRTGARAMLKHALCMRDGFGMQSGPVARIAGNEIDADRFLPSMATQEFLSCLSKPEIERIGSASGVLPRPTGKATRAAVVDRFKTERFVYPAANFALSQEELTKLAETQARLAAANDDESDVAIDDEAPDGPTEADEDPEDEPASDEAPEAGSPSQSEQMAAE; from the coding sequence ATGAACCTGAGACAGGTTGATCCCAAGACACTCGTGCCCAATCCCGCCAACCCGCGGCGGACCAAACCAGACGCCGCCTACGAGGACCAGCTTGCGGCCAATATCCGCGAAATCGGCCTGATCCAACCGCCGATCGCCCGTGAGATCGACGGCAGGCTGGTGATCAAGGCCGGTGATCGCCGCACCCGCGCCTGCATCGCGGCCGGTCTCGCCACCATCCCGGTGCTGGTGATCGATGGCGATGACGCCAATCACGACAGCATGCGCGCCTTCAGCGAGAATATCGTGCGCGCAGGGCTCGGCACGGTCGACATGTGGCGCGCCATCGAAGCCCTCTGCGGCGATGGCTGGAGCGAGGACGGCATCGCCACCGCGCTCTCGCTGCCGCCGCGGGTGATCAAACGCCTGAAACTCTGCGGCTCGATCCATCCCGCCATCCTCGACCAGATGGCCAAGGGGGATGAACCGAACGAGCGGGATCTGCGCACCATCGCCAGCGCCTCACGCGAGGATCAGGCGGAAGCCTGGAAGAAGCACAAGCCGAAGAAGACCGAACGCACCTCGTGGTGGGAGCTGGCCCGGGCGCTGACCAAAACCCGGTTCTATGCCCGCGATGCCGAGTTCGATGCCAAGATCGCCAAGGCCAACGGCATTCTCTGGGAAGAGGACTTGTTCGCTCAGGACGGTCAGGATAACCGCTTCACCACCCAGGCCGATGCGTACCTCAACGCCCAGCATGAATATCTCAGCAAGAAGCTGCCCAAGGGGCACGTCATCCTGCCGTTGAACGAGCAGGGTGAACCGAAACTGCCCGCCAAGGCGACCAGGATTTATGGCGACAAGCCGGGCAAGGGCGAGATCGCCGGGCGCTACGTCAACGAACGCACCGGCTGCGTCGAAACGGTGATCTACCGCCTCCCCGCGCCAAAGCCGGTTGCGAAATCGAAGGCGAAGGGCAAGCCAACGGCCACTGCCGTAGCCGGGGCAGGGGGCTCAACGGACGAAGCCGGAGATGCCGGTGATGCAGGCGAGATCGAGACTGCGGCTGAATTCGTGCAAACGAGTTCCCGCCCGCCGGTCACCAAGGAAGGGCTCAAGATGATCGGCGACTTCCAAACCGACGCCCTGCATGAGGCGCTGGATAAGGTCGAGATCGACGATCAGACCCTGATTGCCCTGCTCGTGCTCGCGTTCGCTGGCGACAATGTGCAAGTCCGCACCGGCGAGAAGATCGAACCTGGCCAAATCTACCGCCGACGCAGCACGATCGCCTATCCGCTGATATCCGGCGGTGTTCTGACCTTCGATCCTGACACGATCCGGACTGGAGCGCGGGCCATGCTCAAGCATGCGCTCTGCATGCGCGACGGCTTCGGGATGCAGTCAGGGCCGGTCGCACGGATCGCGGGCAACGAGATCGACGCGGACCGGTTCCTGCCGAGCATGGCGACGCAGGAATTTCTCTCCTGCCTGTCCAAGCCCGAGATCGAGCGGATCGGCAGCGCGAGCGGCGTGCTGCCCCGACCGACCGGAAAGGCCACCCGCGCCGCCGTGGTCGATCGGTTCAAGACCGAACGCTTCGTCTACCCCGCCGCAAACTTCGCCCTGTCACAGGAGGAATTGACCAAGCTGGCGGAGACGCAGGCACGCCTTGCCGCGGCGAATGACGACGAGAGCGATGTCGCGATCGACGACGAGGCCCCCGATGGCCCGACCGAGGCTGACGAGGACCCCGAAGACGAGCCGGCGTCCGATGAAGCACCCGAAGCCGGATCACCCAGCCAGTCGGAACAGATGGCGGCGGAATAA
- a CDS encoding helicase-related protein yields MPINPFDQSGQFSLDLFGSTALTPADLTPVGLIRIPMKEDPIHDHDAPEDEMPAGQGAHAALAALPATGSRAANFRLTGDRGLAAGWKNRARDNLAAIRLVRAIEAAARPATPEEQATLIKFCAFSSTELAQSVFRRAGEAFRPGWDEIGTDLETLVSGYERAGLMRATQYAHYTPEYLIRALWNAVERLGYEGGRILEPGCGTGLFLALAPETIAANSHFTGIEADPVTARITRLLFPESQIRQEDFTKAKLAGDLDLAIGNPPFSDRTQRLMEVTPPVALSLHDYFIARAIHHLRPGGLAAFVVSRWTMDKTDATAREIIAARADLLGAVRLPAGAMRADAGTDVVVDLLLFRARGDDEIPGAVNWIGTGEALPASDGEPAIAINRYFLDRPGQVLGTHDRTSSPYGLIYTCKGDTGPALQDALREALATLPAGVHTPDPARFRKPDEIASPVYTGTAAEGATIREGSYLVIRNRLHQVIDGIPTEIAVKQKNSRRDGIPLLSAQIIDALIPVRNAVRAVLRAQEANLPWQDAQKDLRLAYGRFVRSYGPINKTDIVTITDEETGKTRDIVRRPNLAPFADDPDVWLVASIEEYDTDTRRGQHGAIFDRRVIDPPADPAIETVTDALTMCLHDRGAPDPDHIAELIGSTAEAVIADLGPAIFLNPETGRWETADAYLSGPVRTKLVTARGAALDDPRFEINVTALEAAQPVDLKPSEITARLGATWIPTSMIERFCTDIIGVLTKVHHVREIGSWSLNTSAFAGVGACTTEWGTGRRHAGELLDDALNSQIPQIWDIWMENGTERRQLNVIETEAAKEKLTKIKTAFQSWIWTDAERAERLCRIYNDLMNNLVPRHFDGSHLTLPGASSVISFYAHQKRAIWRIIADGATYIAHAVGAGKTFSMAAAVMEQKRLGLITKAMMVVPGHCLAQASREFLLLYPTARIMVADETNFAKAKRQRFIARAATGEWDCIIITHSAFKFIAVPASFERGMLQEQIAAMEDILASVDSEDRISRKRIERIKEGFEARLETLGSDKDDLLTISEMGIDQIIVDEAQEFRKLSFATNMATLKGVDPNGSQRAWDLFVKTRFIDRKNPGRALVMASGTPITNTMGELYTLQRFFAEDILTRMGLQHFDGWAANFGDARTDLELQPSGHYKPVTRFSEFVNVPELIDIFRSFADVVQKADLRDYLKLPRIATGKRQLVAVEPSENFRAYQRFLDHRIKEIEARKGKPQKGDDILLSVITDGRHAAIDLRLVTQGGMPDPGSKLNAMIDKVFEIWRDTAARQYLDASGEPYPNRGAGQMIFSDLGTLNVEKTRGFSAYRWIRDQLVARGVPAGEIAFMQDYRKAAEKQRVVADFNAGKVRVLIGSSQTLGTGVNGQKRLVALHHLDVPWLPSDIEQREGRIERQGNQNEEIAIYAYATQTSMDATMWQNNERKQRFIEASLSGDRSIRRLEDAGSQSNQFAMAKAIASGDQRLMQKAGLEAELARLRRLSDAHIDGQIAIRRTLNEARWTITDATKRIAGLDQDIARRIDTRGEAFAMVLGEERFTERKQAGSVLIRTIMESAWGETDAIAGEIGGFKISLRITRNRKGGIDSAKVLLHLTDRPLLVEMPEEMNPLGVIARLEGALVRLETERQRAEEDLRNAEYRIGEYESRIGAPFELQGELDAKLAELAAIDKALAASEDEASATGGAGEAALEFPVLFHRHGSFEDDATDDVGTPNSDDDSDPAEGR; encoded by the coding sequence ATGCCCATCAACCCGTTCGATCAGAGCGGCCAGTTCAGCCTCGACCTGTTCGGCTCCACCGCGCTCACCCCGGCCGACCTCACCCCGGTGGGACTGATCCGCATCCCGATGAAGGAAGACCCGATCCATGATCATGACGCCCCGGAGGACGAGATGCCAGCAGGGCAGGGGGCTCATGCTGCCCTTGCGGCATTGCCTGCCACCGGATCGCGCGCCGCGAATTTTCGTCTGACCGGCGATCGCGGCCTTGCCGCCGGCTGGAAGAACCGCGCCCGCGACAATCTCGCCGCGATCCGCCTCGTGCGCGCGATCGAAGCCGCCGCGCGTCCGGCCACGCCGGAAGAGCAGGCGACGCTGATCAAGTTCTGCGCCTTCAGCAGCACCGAACTGGCCCAGAGCGTGTTCCGCCGCGCCGGCGAGGCGTTCCGCCCCGGGTGGGACGAGATCGGCACCGATCTGGAAACCCTGGTCAGCGGCTATGAGCGGGCCGGGCTGATGCGCGCGACCCAGTATGCCCACTACACCCCCGAATACCTCATCCGTGCGCTCTGGAACGCGGTGGAGCGCCTCGGCTATGAAGGCGGTCGCATCCTCGAACCCGGCTGCGGCACCGGCCTGTTCCTCGCTCTGGCCCCGGAGACCATCGCCGCGAACAGCCATTTCACGGGGATCGAGGCTGATCCGGTGACTGCGCGTATCACCCGGCTCCTGTTTCCGGAAAGCCAGATCCGGCAGGAGGATTTCACCAAGGCGAAGCTCGCCGGGGATCTCGATCTCGCGATCGGGAACCCGCCCTTCTCGGACCGGACCCAGCGGCTGATGGAGGTCACGCCGCCCGTCGCCCTCTCGCTGCACGATTACTTCATCGCCCGCGCGATCCATCATCTGCGCCCCGGCGGTCTCGCTGCCTTCGTGGTCAGCCGCTGGACCATGGACAAGACCGATGCGACCGCGCGCGAGATCATTGCCGCCCGTGCCGATCTGCTCGGCGCGGTGCGCCTGCCCGCCGGGGCGATGCGCGCCGATGCCGGCACCGACGTCGTGGTCGACCTGCTGCTGTTCCGCGCGCGCGGGGATGACGAGATCCCCGGCGCGGTGAACTGGATCGGCACCGGCGAAGCCCTGCCCGCATCGGACGGGGAACCCGCGATTGCGATCAACCGATATTTCCTCGACCGGCCCGGGCAGGTGCTCGGCACTCATGACCGGACCAGCAGCCCCTACGGGCTGATCTACACCTGCAAGGGCGATACCGGCCCCGCGCTGCAGGATGCTCTGCGCGAGGCGCTGGCGACCCTCCCTGCCGGCGTCCACACCCCCGATCCGGCGCGGTTCCGCAAACCCGACGAGATCGCTTCACCGGTCTACACCGGCACCGCGGCCGAGGGTGCGACGATCCGCGAAGGCAGCTATCTGGTGATCCGCAACCGGCTGCATCAGGTGATCGACGGCATCCCGACCGAGATCGCGGTCAAGCAGAAGAACTCCAGGCGCGATGGCATCCCGCTGCTCTCGGCGCAGATCATCGACGCGCTGATCCCGGTGCGCAACGCGGTGCGCGCGGTGCTGCGTGCCCAGGAGGCCAACCTGCCGTGGCAGGACGCCCAGAAGGATCTCCGCCTCGCCTATGGCCGGTTCGTCCGGAGCTACGGGCCGATCAACAAGACCGACATCGTGACGATCACCGACGAGGAGACCGGCAAGACCCGCGATATCGTCCGCCGCCCCAATCTCGCCCCCTTCGCCGACGATCCCGATGTCTGGCTGGTCGCCTCGATCGAGGAGTACGATACCGACACAAGGCGCGGGCAGCATGGCGCGATCTTCGACCGCCGCGTCATCGATCCGCCGGCGGATCCCGCGATCGAGACGGTCACGGATGCGCTGACCATGTGCCTGCACGATCGTGGTGCCCCCGACCCCGACCACATCGCCGAACTGATCGGCAGCACCGCCGAGGCGGTGATCGCCGACCTTGGACCCGCGATCTTCCTCAATCCGGAGACCGGACGCTGGGAGACCGCCGATGCCTACCTCTCCGGCCCGGTGCGGACCAAGCTGGTCACCGCCCGTGGCGCGGCACTGGATGACCCGCGCTTCGAGATCAACGTCACCGCGCTCGAAGCCGCCCAGCCGGTCGATCTGAAACCCTCCGAGATCACCGCGCGGCTCGGCGCGACCTGGATCCCGACCAGCATGATCGAACGCTTCTGCACGGACATCATCGGTGTCCTCACCAAGGTCCACCATGTCCGCGAGATCGGCAGCTGGTCGCTGAATACCAGCGCCTTCGCCGGGGTCGGGGCCTGCACCACCGAATGGGGCACCGGGCGCCGCCACGCCGGCGAGTTGCTCGATGACGCGCTGAACTCGCAGATCCCGCAGATCTGGGACATCTGGATGGAGAACGGGACCGAACGCCGCCAGCTCAACGTGATCGAGACCGAGGCGGCCAAGGAGAAGCTGACCAAAATCAAGACCGCGTTCCAGTCCTGGATCTGGACCGATGCGGAGCGCGCCGAACGGCTGTGCCGGATCTACAACGACCTGATGAACAATCTGGTGCCCCGGCATTTCGACGGGTCGCACCTGACCCTGCCCGGCGCATCCAGCGTGATCAGCTTCTATGCCCACCAGAAGCGCGCGATCTGGCGGATCATCGCCGATGGCGCGACCTATATCGCGCATGCGGTCGGGGCCGGCAAAACCTTCTCGATGGCGGCTGCGGTGATGGAGCAGAAGCGCCTCGGCCTGATCACCAAGGCGATGATGGTGGTCCCCGGCCATTGCCTCGCCCAGGCGAGCCGGGAATTCCTGCTGCTCTATCCGACCGCCCGCATCATGGTCGCCGACGAGACGAATTTTGCGAAGGCGAAGCGCCAGCGCTTCATCGCCCGCGCCGCGACGGGGGAATGGGATTGCATCATCATCACCCACTCCGCCTTCAAGTTCATCGCGGTCCCGGCCAGCTTCGAGCGTGGCATGCTTCAGGAGCAGATCGCCGCGATGGAGGACATCCTCGCCTCGGTGGACAGCGAGGACCGGATCAGCCGCAAGCGGATCGAGCGGATCAAGGAAGGCTTCGAAGCCCGGCTGGAAACCCTCGGCAGCGACAAGGACGATCTGCTGACGATCAGCGAGATGGGGATCGACCAGATCATCGTCGACGAAGCCCAGGAATTCCGCAAGCTCAGCTTCGCGACCAACATGGCGACCCTCAAGGGCGTCGATCCGAACGGGTCGCAGCGGGCCTGGGATCTGTTCGTCAAGACGCGGTTCATCGACCGGAAGAACCCCGGCCGGGCTCTGGTGATGGCCAGCGGCACGCCGATCACCAATACCATGGGTGAACTCTACACGCTGCAGCGCTTCTTCGCCGAGGACATCCTGACCCGGATGGGTTTGCAGCATTTCGATGGATGGGCGGCAAATTTCGGGGATGCCCGCACCGATCTCGAACTTCAGCCCTCCGGCCACTACAAGCCGGTCACCCGGTTCTCGGAATTCGTCAACGTGCCGGAGCTGATCGATATCTTCCGCAGCTTCGCCGATGTCGTCCAGAAGGCCGATCTGCGCGACTATCTGAAACTGCCCCGGATCGCCACCGGCAAGCGCCAGCTGGTCGCGGTCGAGCCGAGCGAGAACTTCCGGGCCTATCAACGCTTCCTCGATCACCGGATCAAGGAGATCGAGGCGCGCAAAGGCAAGCCGCAGAAGGGCGATGATATCCTGCTCTCGGTGATCACCGATGGCCGCCATGCCGCGATCGACCTGCGCCTGGTCACCCAGGGCGGGATGCCGGACCCTGGCAGCAAGCTGAACGCCATGATCGACAAGGTATTCGAGATCTGGCGCGACACGGCGGCACGGCAATATCTCGATGCCAGCGGTGAACCTTACCCCAACCGGGGCGCGGGTCAGATGATCTTCTCCGATCTCGGGACGCTGAACGTCGAGAAGACCCGTGGCTTCTCGGCCTATCGCTGGATCAGGGACCAGCTGGTCGCGCGCGGCGTGCCCGCCGGAGAGATCGCCTTCATGCAGGATTACCGCAAGGCGGCGGAGAAACAGCGGGTGGTCGCCGACTTCAACGCGGGCAAGGTGCGGGTCCTGATCGGATCGTCGCAGACGCTCGGGACCGGTGTGAACGGGCAGAAGCGGTTGGTCGCGTTGCACCATCTCGATGTGCCGTGGCTGCCCTCGGACATCGAGCAGCGCGAGGGACGGATCGAGCGGCAGGGCAACCAGAACGAGGAGATCGCGATCTACGCCTATGCGACGCAGACCAGCATGGACGCGACGATGTGGCAGAACAACGAGCGCAAGCAGCGCTTCATCGAAGCCTCGCTGTCGGGTGATCGCTCGATCCGGCGGCTGGAGGACGCCGGGAGCCAGTCCAACCAGTTCGCGATGGCCAAGGCGATCGCCTCGGGGGATCAGCGGCTGATGCAGAAGGCCGGTCTCGAAGCCGAATTGGCCCGGCTCCGGCGCCTGAGCGATGCCCATATCGACGGCCAGATCGCGATCCGCCGCACCCTGAACGAGGCGCGCTGGACCATTACCGACGCTACGAAGCGGATCGCCGGGCTCGATCAGGACATCGCGCGGCGGATCGACACGCGCGGGGAAGCCTTCGCCATGGTTCTCGGCGAGGAGCGGTTCACCGAGCGCAAGCAGGCCGGATCGGTGCTGATCCGCACGATCATGGAGAGTGCCTGGGGAGAGACCGACGCGATTGCCGGTGAAATCGGCGGGTTCAAAATCTCGCTGCGGATCACCCGGAACCGCAAGGGCGGGATCGACAGCGCCAAGGTGCTCCTGCACCTGACCGATCGCCCGCTGCTGGTCGAGATGCCCGAGGAGATGAACCCGCTCGGCGTGATCGCCCGGCTGGAAGGCGCGTTGGTCCGCCTGGAAACCGAGCGCCAGCGGGCGGAGGAGGATCTGCGCAACGCCGAATACCGGATCGGTGAATACGAATCCCGGATCGGTGCTCCGTTCGAGCTGCAGGGCGAACTCGATGCCAAGCTCGCGGAACTGGCCGCGATCGACAAGGCGCTGGCCGCGAGCGAGGACGAAGCGAGCGCGACGGGTGGGGCAGGGGAGGCGGCTCTCGAATTCCCGGTCCTGTTCCACCGCCACGGCAGCTTCGAGGACGATGCGACCGATGATGTCGGTACGCCCAATTCGGATGACGACAGCGATCCCGCAGAGGGTCGTTGA
- a CDS encoding phosphoadenosine phosphosulfate reductase domain-containing protein, with protein MKTRIIASALAKRFPDRPILNVTGIRRQESAARRGRPVAARDPHLTSGKREAQIWNPIIEWPVEQVWQTLDDAGLEIHEAYRVYGSSRVSCAFCIMSSIGDLRAAASCPDNHEIYRAMVDLEARSTFGFQGNRWLADVAPDLLDAEMRSAVASAKRAAIERMWLEARLPRHLLYVKGWPTAVPGIEDAELIAGIRRRISTLLAIDAAYLTGPAVRDRYRDLMAAQSPDQPLH; from the coding sequence ATGAAGACCCGCATTATCGCCTCCGCCCTCGCAAAACGCTTCCCCGATCGCCCGATCCTGAACGTCACCGGGATCCGGCGTCAGGAAAGTGCGGCGCGGCGCGGCAGGCCGGTGGCAGCGCGCGATCCCCATCTGACCAGCGGAAAGCGTGAGGCCCAGATCTGGAACCCGATCATCGAATGGCCGGTCGAACAGGTCTGGCAAACCCTCGATGATGCCGGGCTCGAAATCCACGAAGCCTACCGGGTTTACGGCTCGAGCCGGGTTTCTTGCGCGTTCTGCATCATGAGCTCGATCGGTGACCTGCGGGCCGCTGCCTCCTGCCCGGATAACCACGAGATCTACCGCGCCATGGTCGATCTCGAAGCGCGCTCGACCTTCGGCTTTCAGGGGAATCGCTGGCTTGCGGACGTCGCGCCGGACCTGCTCGATGCCGAGATGCGGTCTGCCGTCGCGAGCGCCAAACGGGCGGCGATCGAGCGGATGTGGCTCGAGGCGCGACTGCCCCGGCACCTGCTCTACGTCAAAGGCTGGCCGACAGCGGTGCCCGGAATCGAAGACGCCGAACTGATCGCGGGGATCCGCCGCAGGATCAGCACTCTTCTCGCCATCGACGCGGCCTATCTGACCGGCCCCGCCGTGCGCGATCGCTACCGCGACCTGATGGCCGCGCAATCGCCCGATCAACCTCTGCACTGA